From Corynebacterium frankenforstense DSM 45800, the proteins below share one genomic window:
- the gndA gene encoding NADP-dependent phosphogluconate dehydrogenase has product MTNAEETFPQAAEGAAQIGVVGLAVMGSNLARNFAHHGHTVAVYNRTTAKTEKFIAEHGDEGEFVPSETIEKFVASLERPRRAIIMVQAGKATDAVIGQLADAMEDGDVIIDGGNSLFTDTIRREREMAARNRHFVGAGISGGEEGALNGPSIMPGGPKESWESLGPLLESIAARAEDGTPCVTHVGPDGAGHFVKMVHNGIEYADMQVIGEAYQLLRFGAGLEPAEIADIFTEWNSGKLGSYLIEITAEVLRQVDAETGKPLVDVILDAAGQKGTGRWTVKEALDLGIPTTGIGEAVFARALSSSLDQRAAAQGNLPAGTLKSFGDLGVDRDEFVEKVRKALYASKLVAYAQGFDEIKAGSAEYGWGVNPGDMAMIWRAGCIIRAVFLERIKEAYDNNPELTSLLLDPYFNSELTDLVDAWRDVVVYATRLGLPAPVFTSSLSYYDSLRAERLPAAVIQGQRDFFGAHTYQRVDKEGTFHTLWSGDRSEVEA; this is encoded by the coding sequence ATGACCAACGCAGAAGAGACCTTCCCGCAGGCCGCCGAGGGCGCCGCCCAGATCGGCGTCGTCGGCCTGGCCGTCATGGGCTCCAACCTCGCCCGCAACTTCGCCCACCACGGGCACACCGTCGCCGTGTACAACCGCACCACGGCCAAGACCGAGAAGTTCATCGCCGAGCACGGCGACGAGGGCGAGTTCGTGCCGTCCGAGACGATCGAGAAGTTCGTCGCCTCGCTGGAGCGCCCGCGCCGCGCGATCATCATGGTCCAGGCCGGCAAGGCGACCGACGCGGTCATCGGGCAGCTGGCCGACGCCATGGAGGACGGCGACGTCATCATCGACGGCGGCAACTCCCTGTTCACCGACACCATCCGCCGTGAGCGCGAGATGGCCGCCCGCAACCGCCACTTCGTCGGCGCCGGCATCTCCGGCGGCGAGGAGGGCGCGCTCAACGGCCCGTCGATCATGCCGGGCGGGCCGAAGGAGTCCTGGGAGTCCCTCGGGCCGCTGCTCGAGTCCATCGCCGCGCGCGCCGAGGACGGCACGCCCTGCGTGACCCACGTCGGCCCCGACGGCGCCGGGCACTTCGTCAAGATGGTCCACAACGGCATCGAGTACGCCGACATGCAGGTCATCGGCGAGGCCTACCAGCTGCTGCGCTTCGGCGCGGGCCTGGAGCCGGCCGAGATCGCGGACATCTTCACCGAGTGGAACTCCGGCAAGCTCGGCTCCTACCTCATCGAGATCACCGCCGAGGTGCTCCGCCAGGTCGACGCCGAGACCGGCAAGCCGCTCGTCGACGTCATCCTCGACGCCGCCGGTCAGAAGGGCACCGGCCGCTGGACCGTCAAGGAGGCCCTCGACCTGGGCATCCCGACCACCGGCATCGGCGAGGCCGTCTTCGCCCGCGCCCTGTCCTCCTCGCTCGACCAGCGCGCCGCCGCCCAGGGCAACCTGCCGGCCGGCACGCTGAAGAGCTTCGGGGACCTCGGCGTCGACCGCGACGAGTTCGTCGAGAAGGTCCGCAAGGCCCTCTACGCCTCCAAGCTGGTCGCCTACGCCCAGGGCTTCGACGAGATCAAGGCCGGCTCCGCCGAGTACGGCTGGGGCGTCAACCCCGGCGACATGGCCATGATCTGGCGCGCCGGCTGCATCATCCGCGCGGTCTTCCTCGAGCGCATCAAGGAGGCCTACGACAACAACCCGGAGCTGACCAGCCTGCTGCTCGACCCGTACTTCAACAGCGAGCTGACCGACCTGGTCGACGCCTGGCGCGACGTCGTCGTCTACGCCACCCGCCTGGGCCTGCCCGCCCCGGTGTTCACCTCCTCGCTGTCCTACTACGACTCGCTGCGCGCCGAGCGCCTGCCCGCGGCCGTCATCCAGGGCCAGCGCGACTTCTTCGGCGCGCACACCTACCAGCGCGTCGACAAGGAGGGCACCTTCCACACGCTGTGGTCCGGCGACCGCAGCGAGGTCGAGGCCTGA
- a CDS encoding DEAD/DEAH box helicase → MTSFSDLGLPAPVVRELGRQGITEPFPIQAAAIPDALAGRDVLGRGPTGSGKTFTFGLPMLARLEGAPSRPGRPRGLILAPTRELAAQTHERLAGPAAALGLRVLEVVGGVPVKRHITALAAPVDLLVATPGRAQDLIDQGVLHLDAVEVTAVDEADQMSDMGFLPQVRRLLDRTPSDGQRLLFSATLDGQVDSLVRAYLTDPVTHSTAPAEAAVDTMVHYRLLVDGPQERNAVAVRIAAREGRTIMFARTRRGVDRHVKRLRKAGVNAAGLHGDKAQSTRTRALAGFADGSVPVLVATDIAARGIDVKDVSLVVHVDPPAEHKAYLHRAGRTARAGAGGTVVTLVTPDQREEVAGLLRKAGVKATDVAVTPDSPELVRITGARQPSGPALPPFGQQQPARDRDARDSHGSHGGGKGNARRNHRGRGNRRNQRGGRGRRDVGNRRKRQGGS, encoded by the coding sequence GTGACCTCATTCTCCGATCTCGGCCTGCCCGCACCCGTGGTGCGGGAACTCGGCCGACAGGGCATCACCGAGCCCTTCCCCATCCAGGCCGCCGCGATCCCCGACGCACTCGCCGGGCGCGACGTGCTCGGCCGCGGCCCCACGGGCTCCGGCAAGACCTTCACCTTCGGCCTGCCGATGCTCGCCCGTCTCGAGGGCGCGCCCTCGCGCCCCGGCCGGCCCCGCGGCCTCATCCTCGCGCCGACGCGCGAGCTGGCCGCCCAGACCCACGAGCGCCTCGCCGGCCCCGCCGCCGCGCTCGGCCTGCGCGTCCTCGAGGTCGTCGGCGGCGTGCCCGTCAAGCGGCACATCACGGCGCTCGCCGCCCCCGTCGACCTGCTCGTGGCCACCCCGGGCCGCGCCCAGGACCTCATCGACCAGGGCGTGCTCCACCTCGACGCCGTCGAGGTCACGGCCGTCGACGAGGCCGACCAGATGTCCGACATGGGCTTTCTGCCCCAGGTCCGCCGCCTGCTCGACCGCACGCCCTCCGACGGGCAGCGCCTGCTCTTCTCGGCCACCCTCGACGGCCAGGTCGACTCGCTGGTGCGCGCCTACCTGACCGACCCGGTCACCCACTCCACGGCCCCGGCCGAGGCCGCCGTGGACACGATGGTCCACTACCGCCTGCTCGTCGACGGGCCCCAGGAGCGCAACGCCGTGGCCGTGCGCATCGCCGCGCGCGAGGGCCGGACCATCATGTTCGCCCGCACCCGCCGCGGCGTCGACCGCCACGTCAAGCGCCTGCGCAAGGCGGGTGTCAACGCCGCCGGGCTGCACGGCGACAAGGCGCAGTCCACCCGCACCCGCGCGCTGGCCGGCTTCGCCGACGGCTCGGTGCCCGTGCTCGTGGCCACCGACATCGCCGCCCGCGGCATCGACGTCAAGGACGTCTCCCTGGTCGTGCACGTCGACCCGCCGGCCGAGCACAAGGCCTACCTGCACCGCGCGGGGCGCACCGCGCGCGCCGGCGCCGGCGGCACCGTGGTCACCCTGGTGACCCCGGACCAGCGCGAGGAGGTCGCCGGTCTGCTGCGCAAGGCCGGGGTGAAGGCCACCGACGTGGCGGTCACACCCGACTCCCCCGAGCTGGTTAGAATCACGGGTGCACGTCAACCCTCCGGCCCGGCCCTGCCCCCGTTCGGCCAGCAGCAGCCGGCCCGCGACAGGGACGCCCGCGACTCCCACGGCTCCCACGGCGGCGGCAAGGGAAACGCCCGGCGCAACCACCGCGGCCGTGGTAACCGGCGCAACCAGCGCGGCGGGCGCGGTCGGCGGGACGTCGGAAATCGAAGGAAGAGACAAGGTGGTTCCTAG
- a CDS encoding hemolysin family protein has translation MDILISILALLGFVALTASTGLFVAIEFALTGLERSTVDNHVRHTGDTSAKAVKRDFENLSFVLSGAQLGITVTTLATGFLAEPILAKFFTPLLELVGLSESSSSIVALILALVVATVLSMVFGELVPKNWAITSPLPVARFVVHPVNAFNVVFKWFINWLNVSANWVVRRLGIEPADELASARSPEELSALVRHSVGEEGLDETMAEVLENSLEFGETAADELMTPRSTVDQLRDDDTVADLVELARTSGHSRFPVVVGDLDETIGVVHVKDAFDVPREKRGSTPVGPLARRIPTVPESLDGDAVLKAVRSAGSQMVLVADEYGGTSGIITIEDVVEEILGEVYDEHDDAAAEREIQQFGTSWEVSGLVRAEDLEEEVGYPAPEDGPYETLGGLIMAVMGRIPAVGDVVVLPQGPRHLLDEMHPDAGGRWLARVSAMDGRRIDRAVLTPVSDGEAEEYL, from the coding sequence ATGGACATACTGATCAGCATCCTCGCCCTGCTGGGCTTCGTCGCCCTGACCGCGAGCACCGGCCTGTTCGTCGCGATCGAGTTCGCGCTGACCGGCCTGGAGCGCTCGACGGTGGACAACCACGTCCGGCACACCGGTGACACGTCAGCCAAGGCCGTCAAACGGGACTTCGAGAACCTCTCGTTCGTCCTCTCCGGCGCGCAGCTCGGCATCACCGTGACCACCCTGGCCACCGGCTTCCTCGCGGAGCCGATCCTGGCAAAGTTCTTCACCCCGCTGCTCGAGCTCGTGGGGCTCTCGGAGAGCTCCTCGTCGATCGTGGCGTTGATCCTCGCGCTGGTCGTCGCGACCGTGCTGTCCATGGTCTTCGGCGAGCTGGTGCCCAAGAACTGGGCGATCACCTCGCCGCTGCCGGTCGCCCGCTTCGTGGTGCACCCGGTCAACGCGTTCAACGTCGTGTTCAAGTGGTTCATCAACTGGCTCAACGTCTCGGCCAACTGGGTGGTCCGCCGCCTGGGCATCGAGCCGGCCGACGAGCTGGCCAGCGCCCGCTCCCCCGAGGAGCTCTCCGCGCTGGTGCGCCACTCCGTCGGCGAGGAGGGCCTCGACGAGACGATGGCGGAGGTGCTCGAGAACTCCCTCGAGTTCGGCGAGACCGCCGCCGACGAGCTGATGACCCCGCGCTCGACCGTCGACCAGCTGCGCGACGACGACACGGTGGCCGACCTGGTGGAGCTGGCCCGGACCTCCGGGCACTCGCGCTTCCCCGTCGTAGTCGGCGATTTGGACGAGACGATCGGCGTGGTGCACGTCAAGGACGCCTTCGACGTCCCGCGCGAGAAGCGCGGGTCCACGCCGGTGGGCCCGCTGGCGCGCAGGATCCCCACGGTGCCCGAGTCGCTCGACGGCGACGCGGTGCTCAAGGCCGTGCGCTCGGCGGGCTCGCAGATGGTGCTCGTCGCCGACGAGTACGGCGGCACCTCCGGCATCATCACCATCGAGGACGTCGTCGAGGAGATCCTCGGCGAGGTCTACGACGAGCACGACGACGCGGCCGCCGAGCGCGAGATCCAGCAGTTCGGCACCAGCTGGGAGGTCTCCGGGCTGGTGCGCGCCGAGGACCTCGAGGAGGAGGTCGGCTACCCCGCCCCCGAGGACGGGCCGTACGAGACGCTCGGCGGGCTGATCATGGCCGTGATGGGCCGGATCCCGGCCGTCGGCGACGTGGTGGTGCTGCCCCAGGGCCCGCGCCACCTGCTCGACGAGATGCACCCGGACGCCGGCGGCCGCTGGCTCGCGCGCGTCTCCGCGATGGACGGCCGCCGCATCGACCGCGCCGTGCTCACGCCGGTCTCCGACGGGGAAGCGGAGGAGTACCTGTGA